One region of Thiorhodovibrio frisius genomic DNA includes:
- a CDS encoding reverse transcriptase domain-containing protein translates to MDGVTKEGYGLELEANLADLSGRLKRMGYHPQPKRRSYIPKAGSEKGRPLGISCFEDKLVELAVKRVLEPIYEEQFEDSSYGYRPQHSQHQCLAKLGEAIQQKRLNHVVEADITSFFNKVNHDWMLKFLRHRIGAPRILKLIARMLKGGILEDGLIQAAPKKGHRKDQSFHRCCRTSTCTAYWTFGSVGG, encoded by the coding sequence ATGGATGGTGTAACCAAGGAGGGGTACGGACTGGAGTTGGAGGCAAACCTCGCAGACCTGTCGGGTCGGCTGAAACGGATGGGATACCATCCCCAGCCCAAACGGCGCAGCTACATCCCGAAGGCGGGAAGCGAAAAGGGTCGGCCGCTGGGCATCAGCTGTTTTGAAGACAAACTGGTGGAACTGGCGGTAAAGCGAGTACTGGAGCCAATCTACGAAGAGCAGTTCGAAGACAGCAGTTACGGGTATCGACCGCAGCACAGCCAGCACCAATGCCTGGCGAAGCTGGGAGAAGCGATCCAGCAGAAGCGGTTAAACCATGTGGTTGAAGCCGACATCACAAGCTTCTTCAACAAGGTAAATCACGATTGGATGCTGAAGTTTCTTCGCCACCGGATCGGCGCCCCACGGATTCTCAAGCTGATAGCGCGTATGCTCAAAGGCGGAATCCTCGAAGACGGCCTGATACAGGCTGCCCCGAAGAAGGGACACCGCAAGGATCAATCCTTTCACCGCTGCTGTCGAACATCTACCTGCACTGCGTACTGGACCTTTGGTTCAGTCGGTGGGTAG
- a CDS encoding HsdM family class I SAM-dependent methyltransferase has translation MRYADLIRDVDHPLVDGVVEQQNHALLYVIDHARLSGRHTASVGDLRRALAMRGDPAWLGVLRAGQLDIYATDLRPDPNAAPSPYPVSSGEAQAVLPRLAQGENLSPPSSLLLREVLLDLMKHAGEELRGHGLSTDETIALTGRALFFRYLIGRKIVTEGHLPNIAPSAPTLMECLSTAASLAETNRWLDLTFNGDLLSLPNQSYPTYFAKLMQTHGDKLTRPLRAIMGLDKSMGPGISQQRLDWGDLDFNHLPIGLLSETYEALIEHFDKNARRDTSVYYTPSHIAEYMVEAALHEHPAGAEARVLDPACGAGVFLVACFRKLAELRFKATGERPTREALRAILDKQLTGFDTNAHARTLAALALYLTALELDPDPTPVEALTFHKLEGRVLIDVADPGSDPAVIVPMAGSLGEHVSEAYRGAFDLVIGNPPWTSLKSKYAAIDKRFTAHCRAIAERRGLTDIAHGYKNPDKVPDLPFVWGAMEWAKPGGRIALALHGRWLFKMTDAGFAARRAIFQALAITGILNGASLQGSKVWPNMNQPFCLLFADNRVPGEDDEFVLVSPEWERELNGKGRMRIDALDAVPVNLGFASRQPAAIKTLYCGTVLDKDIVARVVTRAKHSIADFWSEKRGLYFNQGYQIASRAKDDTFLRGLPTLDALYSRHPFFVLDNVLESYRPKGLHRPRDPRIYKAPLLLVRKGSRADRARGRALVSTVDVAYSESYYGYSAAQHPDGDFLVRYLLVLVHSRLFEYLTLMSSGEFGIERRAFQLLDIGQFPLIHPEELDEEQRSAINTCAAQLLANRPDWPQLDRTVARLYGLSELDQQTIADTLATRAPFAAVKSHAGQAVTQQEAKTFRAHLETELGNVLAASGHRVAVSLLESTDRSLPWRFLGVSLNGRPIQPDLPARWIDAADDLAASRITLIDAHEPCLAVGLLDRYRYWTPTQARLLASDLLWQHGALLEERANQ, from the coding sequence TTGCGCTACGCGGACCTGATCCGGGATGTGGACCATCCGTTGGTCGACGGCGTGGTCGAGCAGCAAAACCACGCGCTGCTCTACGTCATCGACCACGCCCGCTTGAGCGGGCGGCACACCGCTTCGGTCGGCGACCTGCGGCGCGCCCTGGCCATGCGTGGCGACCCGGCCTGGCTGGGGGTGCTGCGCGCGGGCCAACTGGACATCTACGCCACAGACCTCCGCCCCGACCCAAACGCCGCGCCTTCGCCCTACCCCGTCTCATCCGGCGAGGCCCAGGCGGTATTGCCCCGGTTGGCGCAAGGCGAAAACCTGTCGCCGCCAAGCAGCCTCCTGCTTCGCGAAGTGCTGCTGGATTTGATGAAACATGCGGGCGAGGAACTCAGGGGCCATGGTCTGTCTACCGATGAAACCATCGCCTTGACCGGCCGAGCGCTGTTCTTTCGCTACTTGATCGGACGGAAGATCGTCACCGAGGGGCACCTGCCCAACATCGCTCCCTCCGCGCCAACTCTCATGGAGTGCCTCAGCACCGCCGCAAGCCTGGCTGAAACCAACCGTTGGCTCGATCTAACTTTCAACGGCGACCTGCTAAGCCTGCCCAACCAGAGCTACCCCACCTATTTCGCCAAGCTGATGCAAACCCATGGCGACAAGCTCACCCGCCCACTTCGGGCCATCATGGGGCTGGACAAGTCGATGGGCCCCGGCATTTCCCAGCAACGACTGGATTGGGGAGACCTGGACTTTAACCACCTACCCATCGGCCTGCTGAGCGAGACCTACGAAGCCCTGATCGAGCACTTCGACAAGAATGCCCGGCGGGACACCAGCGTCTACTACACCCCCTCCCATATTGCCGAATACATGGTGGAAGCGGCGCTGCACGAACATCCCGCCGGCGCGGAAGCGCGGGTGCTGGACCCGGCCTGCGGCGCGGGCGTGTTCCTGGTGGCCTGTTTCCGCAAGCTGGCGGAGCTGCGTTTTAAAGCCACCGGGGAGCGCCCGACACGCGAGGCCCTGCGCGCCATCCTCGACAAACAGTTGACCGGCTTCGACACCAACGCCCACGCCCGCACCCTGGCGGCCCTGGCCCTCTATCTCACCGCCCTGGAGCTGGACCCGGATCCGACGCCGGTAGAGGCGCTGACCTTCCACAAGCTGGAAGGTCGGGTACTGATCGACGTGGCCGATCCGGGCAGCGACCCCGCCGTCATCGTCCCCATGGCAGGCAGCCTTGGCGAACACGTATCCGAGGCGTACCGGGGCGCGTTCGATCTGGTCATCGGCAACCCACCCTGGACCAGCCTCAAATCCAAATACGCCGCCATCGACAAACGCTTCACCGCGCATTGCCGTGCCATCGCCGAGCGGCGCGGCCTTACCGACATCGCGCACGGTTACAAAAACCCGGACAAGGTGCCCGACCTGCCTTTCGTCTGGGGGGCCATGGAGTGGGCCAAGCCGGGCGGACGTATAGCACTCGCCTTGCATGGCCGTTGGCTGTTCAAGATGACTGATGCGGGTTTCGCGGCCCGGCGCGCGATCTTCCAGGCCCTCGCCATCACCGGCATCCTCAACGGCGCATCGCTGCAGGGCTCGAAGGTCTGGCCCAATATGAATCAACCCTTCTGTCTGCTTTTCGCCGACAATCGGGTGCCGGGCGAGGACGACGAATTCGTGTTGGTCAGCCCGGAATGGGAAAGGGAGCTGAATGGCAAGGGGCGCATGCGGATCGATGCATTGGACGCCGTGCCGGTGAATCTTGGTTTTGCCTCCCGACAACCCGCAGCCATTAAGACGCTGTATTGCGGGACGGTTTTGGATAAGGATATCGTTGCGAGGGTAGTAACCAGAGCCAAGCATTCGATTGCTGATTTCTGGTCAGAAAAGCGGGGGTTGTATTTCAACCAGGGTTACCAGATCGCGTCACGCGCCAAGGACGATACTTTTCTGCGTGGGTTGCCGACTCTGGATGCACTCTATTCTCGGCACCCGTTTTTCGTGCTAGACAATGTCCTTGAGTCTTATCGGCCGAAAGGCTTGCACCGGCCTCGTGATCCGAGGATTTATAAAGCCCCCCTCTTGTTGGTCCGGAAAGGCAGTCGCGCCGACAGAGCACGGGGGCGTGCATTGGTCAGCACGGTCGATGTCGCCTATTCGGAGTCCTACTACGGTTATTCCGCCGCCCAACACCCCGATGGCGATTTTCTCGTCCGTTACCTGCTGGTGCTGGTACACAGTCGCTTGTTCGAATACCTCACGTTGATGTCCAGCGGAGAGTTCGGTATTGAACGCAGGGCATTCCAATTGCTGGATATCGGGCAATTCCCCCTCATCCACCCCGAGGAACTCGACGAGGAACAACGTAGTGCCATCAACACCTGCGCCGCCCAACTGCTCGCCAACCGGCCCGACTGGCCGCAACTGGACCGTACCGTCGCCCGGCTCTACGGCCTGTCCGAACTCGATCAGCAAACCATCGCCGACACCCTGGCTACCCGCGCACCCTTCGCCGCGGTGAAAAGTCATGCGGGCCAAGCCGTCACCCAACAGGAAGCGAAAACCTTCCGCGCCCATCTGGAAACCGAACTGGGCAACGTGCTGGCGGCGAGCGGCCATCGGGTGGCGGTCAGCCTGCTGGAATCCACGGATCGAAGCCTCCCCTGGCGTTTCCTCGGCGTTTCCCTGAATGGCCGGCCTATCCAACCCGATCTGCCTGCCCGCTGGATCGATGCCGCCGACGATCTGGCGGCCAGCCGCATCACCCTGATCGATGCCCATGAGCCCTGCTTGGCCGTGGGACTGCTCGACCGCTATCGCTACTGGACCCCGACCCAGGCGCGGCTCCTGGCCTCGGACCTGCTATGGCAACACGGCGCCCTGCTGGAGGAGCGCGCCAACCAATGA
- a CDS encoding tetratricopeptide repeat protein yields the protein MDNRLQLTPNHPWPGLLAYREAEAGYFHGREAESRQLLQRVKRQSVTILFGQSGLGKTSLLQAGLFPPLRQQGHLPIYCRLDHHPQSPPLAQQLLQQIQSQAHQAGIDAPNLTDNNSLWHGLYHRDHEFWDNRNRLLTPVIVLDQFEECFTLGRQTPSQQQRTDEFLQQLASLIEKRLPGDIEQQLADNPDQAETYDFQRGAIPILISLREDFLADFEGLRQTMPALAHNRMRLERMKGDAARQVLQQPAQQLLDATTAEQIVYFVAGERQQSLALEQLEIEPALLSVIASELNQRRIEAGQTQITPHLLKQNQSEILNDFYQRSLVDLPEAVAPFIEEQLLTEGGYRNSFALEDAMLLPGIERQSIDTLVSRRLLRLEERYGSLRVELTHDVLTGIVKGYRDRRRATEERSRQRRRNRIFAGVTTVLLLVVATFGGIAWYALLQQQLAEQQRQIADEQRLEAEKQKMYAENNKNESDKRYQLFKSGLSSFFSFLLEKDMTSEYTAWIASKDRVKELDSIIKELIQNTESMDNDERRYWLDILDSMTDAQRARLMEILAKEVAKLDDLERRYMPKIIDLHIKHMNEMLQIDPNNETVWYKLGQFWLRTKKPERISEAKKAFLTQVDVNPQHDDAWYVLYQIYMSDNELTKAEDALRNQVKVTPNHKQAWGALGSLLQNANNGGNYDEIATYYQKHLDINPLDTTILANDMELALIQRDLKRATLRYNTVLSLLNSADQESAILPFYKWLMKPNESWDCVVNAINNLDSDIEFSWNFETSEPILEGLPPQHMQVARLFIRFFSNEITIDVLKGKLKKLKGPVRPGKAACSSG from the coding sequence ATGGACAACCGCCTGCAACTTACCCCTAACCACCCCTGGCCGGGCCTGCTCGCTTACCGCGAAGCCGAAGCTGGCTATTTTCATGGCCGCGAAGCCGAAAGCCGGCAACTGCTGCAACGGGTCAAACGCCAAAGCGTCACCATCCTGTTTGGTCAGTCGGGGTTAGGCAAAACCTCATTACTACAAGCCGGGCTATTTCCACCACTACGGCAACAGGGCCACCTGCCGATCTACTGTCGCCTCGACCACCACCCACAATCACCGCCGCTGGCGCAACAACTGCTGCAGCAGATCCAGAGCCAGGCACATCAGGCCGGTATTGACGCCCCCAATCTCACCGACAACAACAGCCTCTGGCACGGACTCTACCACCGCGACCACGAATTCTGGGACAACCGCAACCGCTTGCTTACTCCGGTAATCGTGCTTGACCAATTTGAAGAGTGTTTCACTCTCGGTCGTCAAACACCAAGCCAGCAACAGCGCACCGATGAGTTTCTGCAACAACTGGCGAGCCTGATAGAAAAACGCCTGCCAGGTGATATTGAACAACAGCTGGCGGATAACCCCGACCAGGCCGAAACTTACGACTTTCAGCGCGGCGCCATCCCCATCCTCATCAGCCTGCGCGAAGACTTCCTCGCTGACTTTGAAGGGCTGCGCCAAACCATGCCGGCTCTGGCGCACAACCGGATGCGGCTAGAGCGGATGAAAGGTGATGCTGCGCGACAGGTATTACAACAACCGGCGCAACAGCTGCTGGATGCCACCACCGCCGAACAGATTGTCTATTTCGTCGCAGGTGAACGCCAACAGTCGTTAGCACTGGAACAGCTCGAAATCGAACCGGCGCTGCTGTCGGTGATTGCCAGTGAACTGAACCAGCGCCGAATCGAAGCCGGACAGACCCAAATTACCCCGCATCTGCTCAAACAGAACCAGAGCGAAATCCTGAACGACTTTTATCAGCGTTCGCTGGTTGACCTGCCTGAAGCCGTCGCGCCGTTTATCGAAGAGCAACTGCTGACTGAAGGCGGATATCGCAACAGCTTTGCGCTGGAAGATGCAATGCTGTTGCCCGGTATTGAGCGTCAAAGCATCGATACACTGGTGAGTCGCCGATTACTCAGATTAGAAGAGCGCTATGGCAGTTTAAGAGTAGAACTGACCCATGATGTACTCACCGGCATTGTTAAAGGTTATCGGGACCGGCGACGGGCCACAGAAGAGCGAAGTAGACAACGGCGGCGCAATCGCATTTTTGCCGGGGTGACCACGGTACTTCTGTTGGTGGTAGCGACTTTTGGGGGGATTGCCTGGTATGCGTTGCTGCAGCAACAGTTGGCGGAACAACAGAGGCAAATAGCTGACGAGCAGCGTCTGGAAGCTGAAAAACAGAAGATGTATGCAGAAAATAACAAAAACGAGTCAGACAAAAGATACCAATTATTCAAGTCTGGCTTATCTTCATTTTTTAGTTTTTTACTTGAAAAGGATATGACATCAGAATATACAGCATGGATAGCCAGCAAGGACCGTGTAAAGGAGTTGGATTCAATTATTAAGGAATTAATACAAAACACAGAGTCAATGGATAATGATGAGAGGCGATATTGGCTCGACATACTGGATTCGATGACTGATGCGCAACGAGCAAGATTGATGGAAATTTTAGCTAAAGAAGTCGCAAAGCTAGATGATTTAGAGCGACGATATATGCCTAAAATAATTGATTTGCATATTAAGCATATGAATGAAATGCTACAAATAGATCCGAACAATGAAACAGTTTGGTATAAGTTAGGGCAGTTTTGGCTGAGAACAAAAAAACCTGAACGTATTAGCGAAGCGAAAAAAGCATTTTTAACACAGGTTGATGTCAATCCCCAGCATGATGATGCGTGGTATGTTTTATACCAAATTTATATGAGTGACAATGAATTAACAAAGGCAGAAGACGCTCTTAGGAATCAAGTAAAAGTGACACCAAATCACAAACAGGCATGGGGTGCCTTGGGATCACTATTGCAAAATGCAAATAATGGTGGTAATTACGATGAAATTGCTACTTATTATCAGAAACATCTTGATATTAATCCGCTTGATACAACAATTCTTGCTAATGACATGGAGTTAGCATTGATTCAGCGAGATCTCAAGCGGGCCACTCTCCGTTATAACACGGTCTTGTCCTTGCTGAATAGCGCTGATCAAGAAAGTGCAATATTACCATTTTACAAGTGGTTGATGAAGCCAAATGAATCATGGGATTGTGTGGTTAATGCAATCAACAATCTTGATTCAGATATTGAGTTTTCATGGAATTTCGAGACAAGCGAACCAATTCTAGAAGGATTACCTCCACAGCATATGCAAGTCGCGCGATTGTTTATTCGGTTTTTTAGCAATGAAATAACAATCGATGTGTTAAAGGGGAAGCTTAAAAAATTAAAGGGGCCGGTGCGGCCTGGCAAGGCCGCGTGTTCTAGCGGGTGA
- a CDS encoding reverse transcriptase domain-containing protein: MLSPLLSNIYLHCVLDLWFSRWVEPRCEGEAYYFRYADDFVAGFLYKGEAEAFMKALSERLEQFGLSLAEEKTRCIEFGRFARSNAQRKGKKPDEFTFLGFTHYCWKTKRGYFKVKRRTARKKLGAGLKAFDE; this comes from the coding sequence ATCCTTTCACCGCTGCTGTCGAACATCTACCTGCACTGCGTACTGGACCTTTGGTTCAGTCGGTGGGTAGAGCCACGATGTGAAGGTGAGGCGTACTACTTTCGATATGCCGATGACTTCGTAGCTGGATTTCTGTACAAGGGAGAAGCAGAGGCCTTCATGAAAGCCCTATCGGAACGGCTGGAACAGTTCGGGCTGAGTCTCGCTGAAGAGAAGACCCGCTGCATCGAATTCGGGCGTTTTGCCCGAAGCAATGCCCAACGGAAGGGGAAGAAGCCGGACGAGTTCACCTTTCTCGGATTCACCCACTACTGCTGGAAGACCAAGCGGGGATACTTCAAGGTCAAACGCCGTACCGCTCGCAAGAAACTCGGCGCAGGTCTGAAAGCCTTCGACGAATGA
- a CDS encoding transposase, whose amino-acid sequence MRFLPAAELTPEALAAIAEQVRIRVLRWFARSGLIERDDVREMLAWANSGFSLDAAVRVGAYDRSGLERLLRYCARPPFALERLERLDAERVVYRLPKPQRNGITALTLTPLELIDHLAALIPPPRRHRHRYHGVLAPKAPLRAATVVLGRDLTDDPSACAELAAPRRAPAPNARSPARYLWAMLLARLFESMPLTCPNCGADMRIIAFISEAVPVEQILTHIGDPPRPPPISPACGPPAWNEAPEPMPDWDLLQQPEPDFEFDQRVAW is encoded by the coding sequence GTGCGCTTTCTCCCCGCAGCTGAGCTGACACCGGAGGCCCTCGCCGCCATCGCCGAGCAAGTGCGCATCCGGGTACTGCGCTGGTTTGCCCGCAGCGGGCTGATCGAGCGTGATGACGTCCGCGAAATGCTCGCTTGGGCAAACAGCGGCTTCTCGCTGGATGCGGCGGTGCGCGTCGGTGCGTATGATCGCTCCGGGCTGGAGCGGCTGCTGCGCTACTGTGCTCGGCCCCCGTTCGCGCTCGAGCGCCTGGAACGGCTCGATGCCGAACGGGTCGTCTACCGATTACCGAAGCCCCAGCGCAATGGCATCACGGCGCTGACGCTCACGCCACTGGAGCTGATCGACCATCTCGCGGCACTCATCCCCCCGCCCAGGCGCCACCGCCATCGCTACCATGGCGTGCTCGCGCCAAAAGCGCCCCTGCGTGCGGCGACCGTCGTCTTGGGGCGTGACCTGACCGACGACCCGAGCGCCTGCGCCGAGCTCGCCGCACCCCGTCGCGCACCGGCCCCGAACGCGCGCTCCCCAGCGCGCTACCTCTGGGCCATGCTGCTGGCGCGGCTGTTCGAGTCGATGCCGCTGACCTGTCCCAACTGCGGCGCGGATATGCGCATCATTGCCTTCATCTCCGAGGCCGTGCCCGTCGAGCAGATCCTCACCCACATCGGTGACCCACCGCGTCCACCCCCGATCTCGCCCGCCTGCGGACCGCCCGCCTGGAACGAGGCACCCGAGCCGATGCCGGACTGGGACCTCCTCCAGCAGCCCGAGCCCGACTTCGAGTTCGATCAGCGCGTCGCCTGGTAG
- a CDS encoding PKD domain-containing protein, with translation MAWISYPFYTLALAAADPGADALAFWEIDWGDGFVLTITGDQTQATHVYTTAGNWNITVRAGDEDGEYPAPQSIQVESVASAARAVKFTAEQGASQDSGLTKALERVKRTDPATSTQALASSNRLSGLALPSCPERNQRRVARDLCKRLRPPGRKGRGVVMRSRCFYSRRRQ, from the coding sequence GTGGCTTGGATTTCCTATCCGTTCTACACCCTGGCCCTGGCCGCAGCGGACCCCGGCGCCGACGCCCTGGCGTTCTGGGAGATCGACTGGGGAGACGGCTTCGTCCTCACCATCACCGGCGACCAGACCCAGGCGACGCACGTCTACACCACCGCCGGCAACTGGAACATCACCGTCCGTGCCGGCGATGAAGACGGCGAGTATCCGGCCCCCCAGTCCATCCAGGTGGAATCCGTCGCTTCAGCGGCACGCGCCGTCAAGTTCACGGCGGAGCAGGGCGCATCACAAGACTCGGGACTCACCAAGGCGCTGGAGCGGGTCAAGCGCACCGACCCCGCCACCTCGACCCAAGCCCTCGCAAGCTCGAATCGGCTCTCCGGGCTGGCCCTGCCTAGCTGTCCAGAGCGCAACCAGAGAAGAGTGGCGCGCGACCTATGTAAAAGACTTCGCCCGCCTGGAAGGAAGGGGAGGGGAGTGGTGATGAGATCGAGATGTTTCTATAGCAGAAGACGACAGTGA
- a CDS encoding toll/interleukin-1 receptor domain-containing protein has product MLSQAIIDNDDDLFWGDLLLYIEEQQVVPVIGEPLLKVEDEDGQIVALNQLLAARLAEKLRLRPQQLPSETPSLNEVVTTFMQNRGRREQIYPRLKAVMNELELRPWLPLQQLADIEAFQLYITLGFDTLVEQALQQARHLSDGQWQSFAYSPHTPNDLSDALNEMHQPVIYHLLGRISAGPDYVLTDEDRLEFLYALPSKERRPPYLFDALRDNHLLLLGGQQSSWMMQFLLRTIKGQPLSQQRSETEVLVDLPSASNVQLIGFLEHYSYNTRILGQNLAAFIDQLHQQWRQRHPKTDNSTAAIKLVPPVESRPDMEPGALFISYASEDRAAAQTLRDALDRVGIDAWFDQKGLEAGDDYALKIRRHIHRSALFVPLISANTTQRVEGFFRREWRWAADRAEAIADGVPFILPVVIDKTDPYSDQLPEAITKAHWSTLPDGQADDAFLQRIVELVRNYRRQQR; this is encoded by the coding sequence ATGCTAAGCCAGGCTATCATAGACAACGATGACGATCTGTTTTGGGGCGACCTGCTGCTCTACATAGAAGAGCAGCAGGTGGTGCCGGTGATCGGCGAACCGCTACTGAAAGTGGAAGATGAAGATGGCCAGATTGTCGCCCTCAACCAACTACTGGCAGCACGATTAGCCGAGAAACTGCGCCTACGCCCGCAACAACTCCCCAGCGAAACGCCCAGCCTGAATGAAGTGGTCACTACCTTTATGCAAAACCGGGGCCGACGCGAACAGATCTACCCCCGCCTCAAAGCGGTGATGAATGAGCTGGAACTACGACCATGGCTACCGCTACAACAACTGGCTGATATCGAAGCGTTTCAACTCTACATCACCTTAGGCTTCGATACCCTAGTGGAACAGGCGCTACAGCAGGCCCGACACTTGAGCGACGGGCAGTGGCAGAGTTTTGCCTACTCCCCTCACACCCCCAATGACCTGTCCGATGCCCTCAATGAGATGCACCAACCGGTCATCTACCACCTGCTGGGGCGCATCTCGGCCGGCCCCGACTATGTCTTGACCGATGAAGATCGACTCGAATTTCTCTACGCCCTACCTTCCAAAGAGCGCCGCCCGCCCTACCTGTTTGATGCTCTGCGCGACAACCACCTGCTGCTGCTTGGCGGACAACAGAGCAGCTGGATGATGCAATTTCTGCTGCGCACCATCAAAGGGCAACCGCTGTCGCAGCAGCGCTCGGAGACGGAGGTGTTGGTTGATCTGCCTTCGGCCAGCAACGTTCAGCTCATCGGCTTTCTGGAACACTACAGCTACAACACCCGCATCTTAGGCCAGAATTTAGCCGCCTTTATCGACCAACTGCACCAGCAGTGGCGACAGCGTCACCCCAAAACCGATAACAGCACTGCGGCGATTAAACTGGTGCCGCCGGTAGAGAGTCGGCCCGACATGGAACCCGGTGCCCTGTTTATCAGTTATGCCAGCGAAGATCGAGCCGCAGCGCAAACCCTGCGTGATGCCCTCGACAGAGTCGGCATCGATGCCTGGTTTGATCAAAAAGGGCTGGAAGCGGGGGATGACTACGCCCTCAAAATCCGCCGCCACATCCACCGCAGCGCCCTGTTTGTGCCACTGATTTCCGCTAATACCACCCAACGAGTAGAAGGCTTCTTTCGGCGAGAATGGCGCTGGGCCGCAGATCGGGCCGAGGCGATAGCCGACGGGGTGCCGTTTATTCTGCCGGTGGTCATCGATAAAACCGACCCCTACAGCGACCAACTGCCCGAAGCCATCACCAAAGCCCACTGGAGCACGCTGCCGGACGGACAGGCCGATGATGCCTTTTTGCAACGCATAGTCGAACTGGTGCGTAACTATCGTCGCCAACAGCGCTAA
- a CDS encoding DNA-binding protein — protein MSTRHAFTTKDVCAALKGVSRSRVHAWVQLPPFSGIPTQERSARRFNKADLLTFAALRALEDCFGARSAQLAQVSAGIHQYLSTPRQTSIEEWIFIPLDGGTARPSQPELVSGAGWVIDMARERERVDRYLGFAPPQRELPLMAGVGQSGP, from the coding sequence ATGTCCACCCGCCACGCCTTCACCACAAAAGATGTCTGCGCTGCCCTGAAGGGCGTCAGCCGTTCTCGCGTCCACGCATGGGTGCAGCTGCCACCTTTTTCCGGTATTCCCACCCAGGAGCGGAGCGCACGGCGATTCAATAAGGCGGACCTATTGACCTTCGCTGCCTTGCGCGCCCTCGAAGACTGCTTCGGCGCCCGCAGTGCGCAGCTTGCCCAAGTCTCTGCCGGCATCCACCAATACCTGTCGACTCCACGCCAAACGAGCATTGAGGAATGGATCTTCATTCCCCTGGACGGAGGCACCGCGCGACCGTCCCAACCGGAGCTGGTCTCCGGGGCGGGCTGGGTGATCGACATGGCGCGGGAACGCGAGCGAGTTGACCGCTACCTGGGCTTTGCGCCGCCCCAGCGGGAACTGCCCTTGATGGCTGGCGTCGGCCAATCCGGCCCATGA